One window from the genome of Hydra vulgaris chromosome 02, alternate assembly HydraT2T_AEP encodes:
- the LOC136076470 gene encoding KS1 protein-like isoform X1 has product MKLIIVVLMMLVCVYSISIEKNVPKSHEATAKKQIAAETKTELKKRSDGDDDDDDDDDDDDDDDDDDDDDDDDDDDDDDDDDDDDDDDDDDDDDEEEEECDEDDDDCENEDKKKKKENKMKKESKKKISKKTVSKHAKKNSNRSMTAKKNSQKKQQNKRGANHKNLKVKRSKL; this is encoded by the exons ATGAAACTAATCATTGTGGTATTAATGATGTTGGTTTGCGTGTACAGcataagtattgaaaaaaatgtaccTAAAAGTCACGAAGCAACAGCCAAAAAACAAATTGCAG CAGAAACTAAAACTGAATTGAAGAAGCGTAGCGATGgagatgatgatgacgatgacgATGACGATGacgatgatgacgatgatgatgatgatgacgacgacgatgatgatgatgacgatgatgatgatgacgatgatgatgatgatgacgatgatgatgatgacgatgatgatgaagaagaagaagaatgcgatgaagatgatgatgattgcGAGAATGaagataagaaaaagaaaa aagaaaacaaaatgaaaaaagaaagtaagaagaaaatttcaaagaaaacaGTGTCAAAACATGCAAAGAAAAATTCTAATCGATCAATGACTGCAAAAAAGAACAGCCAAAAAAAGCAACAGAATAAAAGAGGCGCAAATCACAAAAACCTTAAAGTTAAAAGaagcaaactttaa
- the LOC136076470 gene encoding KS1 protein-like isoform X2, translating into MKLIIVVLMMLVCVYSISIEKNVPKSHEATAKKQIAETKTELKKRSDGDDDDDDDDDDDDDDDDDDDDDDDDDDDDDDDDDDDDDDDDDDDDDEEEEECDEDDDDCENEDKKKKKENKMKKESKKKISKKTVSKHAKKNSNRSMTAKKNSQKKQQNKRGANHKNLKVKRSKL; encoded by the exons ATGAAACTAATCATTGTGGTATTAATGATGTTGGTTTGCGTGTACAGcataagtattgaaaaaaatgtaccTAAAAGTCACGAAGCAACAGCCAAAAAACAAATTGCAG AAACTAAAACTGAATTGAAGAAGCGTAGCGATGgagatgatgatgacgatgacgATGACGATGacgatgatgacgatgatgatgatgatgacgacgacgatgatgatgatgacgatgatgatgatgacgatgatgatgatgatgacgatgatgatgatgacgatgatgatgaagaagaagaagaatgcgatgaagatgatgatgattgcGAGAATGaagataagaaaaagaaaa aagaaaacaaaatgaaaaaagaaagtaagaagaaaatttcaaagaaaacaGTGTCAAAACATGCAAAGAAAAATTCTAATCGATCAATGACTGCAAAAAAGAACAGCCAAAAAAAGCAACAGAATAAAAGAGGCGCAAATCACAAAAACCTTAAAGTTAAAAGaagcaaactttaa